In a genomic window of Deinococcus carri:
- a CDS encoding ABC transporter ATP-binding protein: protein MRKPPNTDPVPTRELLAVLMRALPALVRSAPGIVSLMGLMVVVQGLTPAATILLGKWTVDGITRVAAGGEANLTLLALAWAGTALVAQLTAVASTLLQGYATDHFTVQTVTSLMRKMQALPGLDVVEDPRFHDDVETLQMGARNRPLNLTATLLGLLRGVVGVLGVAGALVSVGWWVPLVVVLGMLPLARKQMQLYELGWSMTIQRTQEARELAYDQRVSMRHEYAKEVRLYDLMPYLTGRYVQKALDYQRVMRGLRNKQVLGVLPAQLLALAVTAGLFAHAVARAGQGELTAGTVVLVTGALAQVREGLGSITEFLGMGTQHLRWFQKYFAFLDARPNVALPEAPRPLPKRLDLTLEDVSFGYAEGKPVLEGVSLHIPEGQVVAIVGENGAGKTTLVKLLLRFYDPTAGRILVGGPGEATDLRDLDLTAWRAQIAAVFQDFARFEWTLRENVLLGRPEDDAKLAQAVRTSGLEGILPRLEDGLNTRIGQAFGGVDLSGGQWQKLATARALYRDARVLILDEPTAALDPRSETEVFAAFAALARGRTTLLITHRLGSVLMADRILVMKSGRLIEDGTHLELLAQGGEYAELWRLQAGQYVEGEAACGTWEAVEVGQ from the coding sequence GTGAGAAAACCGCCCAACACTGACCCGGTGCCCACCCGCGAACTGCTCGCGGTGCTGATGCGCGCGCTGCCCGCCCTGGTCCGCAGCGCTCCCGGCATCGTCTCCCTGATGGGGCTGATGGTGGTGGTGCAGGGCCTCACGCCCGCCGCGACCATCCTGCTGGGCAAGTGGACGGTGGACGGCATCACACGGGTGGCCGCGGGCGGCGAGGCGAACCTCACGCTGCTGGCGCTGGCCTGGGCAGGCACGGCGCTGGTGGCACAACTGACCGCGGTCGCCAGTACCCTCCTCCAGGGCTACGCCACCGACCATTTCACCGTGCAGACCGTCACCAGCCTGATGCGGAAGATGCAGGCGCTGCCGGGCCTGGACGTGGTGGAGGACCCCCGCTTTCACGACGACGTGGAGACGCTCCAGATGGGTGCCCGCAACCGGCCCCTCAACCTCACGGCCACGCTGCTGGGCCTGCTGCGTGGGGTGGTGGGTGTGCTGGGGGTGGCGGGGGCGCTGGTGTCGGTGGGCTGGTGGGTGCCGCTGGTGGTGGTGCTGGGCATGTTGCCGCTGGCCCGCAAGCAGATGCAGCTCTACGAACTGGGCTGGAGCATGACCATCCAGCGCACCCAGGAGGCCCGCGAACTCGCCTACGACCAGCGTGTGTCCATGCGCCACGAGTACGCCAAGGAGGTGCGCCTCTACGACCTGATGCCCTACCTGACGGGCCGCTACGTGCAAAAGGCGCTGGACTACCAGCGGGTCATGCGCGGCCTGCGCAACAAGCAGGTGCTGGGCGTGCTGCCAGCGCAGCTTCTCGCGCTGGCCGTCACGGCGGGCCTTTTCGCCCACGCGGTGGCGCGGGCGGGACAGGGCGAACTGACGGCGGGCACGGTGGTGCTGGTCACGGGCGCGCTGGCCCAGGTACGCGAGGGCCTGGGCAGCATCACCGAGTTTCTGGGCATGGGCACCCAGCACCTGCGCTGGTTCCAGAAGTACTTCGCCTTTCTGGACGCCCGCCCGAACGTGGCCCTGCCCGAAGCGCCCCGGCCCCTGCCGAAGCGGCTGGACCTGACCCTGGAAGACGTGAGCTTCGGCTACGCCGAGGGCAAGCCCGTGCTGGAAGGCGTTTCGCTCCACATCCCCGAAGGCCAGGTCGTCGCCATCGTGGGCGAGAACGGCGCGGGCAAGACCACGCTGGTCAAGCTGCTGCTGCGGTTCTACGACCCCACCGCCGGGCGCATCCTCGTCGGCGGGCCGGGCGAGGCGACCGACCTGCGCGACCTCGACCTCACGGCCTGGCGCGCGCAGATTGCCGCCGTCTTTCAGGACTTCGCCCGCTTCGAGTGGACCCTGCGCGAGAACGTCCTGCTGGGCCGCCCCGAGGACGACGCCAAGTTGGCCCAGGCCGTCCGCACCAGCGGTCTGGAGGGCATCCTTCCCCGCCTGGAGGATGGCCTGAACACCCGCATCGGGCAGGCCTTCGGCGGCGTGGACCTCTCGGGCGGCCAGTGGCAGAAGCTCGCCACCGCCCGCGCCCTGTACCGTGACGCCCGCGTGCTGATTCTGGACGAACCCACCGCCGCCCTGGACCCCCGCAGCGAAACAGAGGTCTTTGCCGCCTTCGCCGCCCTCGCGCGGGGCCGCACCACCCTGCTGATCACCCACCGCCTGGGCAGCGTCCTGATGGCCGACCGCATCCTGGTGATGAAGTCGGGCCGCCTGATCGAGGACGGCACCCACCTCGAACTGCTGGCGCAGGGCGGCGAGTACGCCGAGCTGTGGCGCTTGCAGGCCGGGCAGTACGTGGAGGGGGAAGCGGCGTGCGGGACGTGGGAGGCGGTCGAGGTTGGGCAATAA
- a CDS encoding menaquinone biosynthesis protein has protein sequence MTYRAGWIHYTNVAPILDPLTLPDGVTAITGVPTQMNAALLAGEVDIANISAVEFIRHADRLEALPDFSVAVLGPVYSVNLFHTVPLEQLRRVALTRQSAMSVALLEVLLRERGLAPTLEVAEGEAEDLLARGYDGVLRIGDSALREWYGVVGPLTPETTMTMLPHQGRGITVTDLAEEWFRLTGHPFTFAVWAYRKDNPPPPELVQAMREARRGGLGHLAQVAARHAQKLGLPARVVQHYLWNFRYHLEAPDRLGLHEFAALAVPGHAPLRFGPGGERRHVLSASAGTLNP, from the coding sequence ATGACCTACCGCGCCGGCTGGATTCACTACACCAACGTCGCCCCCATCCTCGACCCGCTGACGCTGCCGGACGGTGTGACGGCCATCACCGGGGTGCCGACGCAGATGAATGCCGCCCTTCTCGCGGGCGAGGTGGACATCGCCAACATCAGCGCGGTGGAGTTCATCCGGCACGCGGACCGGCTGGAGGCGCTGCCGGATTTCAGCGTGGCGGTGCTGGGGCCGGTGTATTCGGTGAACCTCTTTCACACCGTGCCGCTGGAGCAGTTGCGGCGGGTGGCCCTGACCCGCCAGAGCGCGATGAGCGTGGCGCTGCTGGAGGTGCTGCTGCGTGAGCGGGGCCTCGCGCCCACCCTCGAAGTGGCCGAGGGCGAGGCGGAGGACCTGCTGGCCCGCGGCTACGACGGCGTGCTGCGAATCGGGGACAGCGCCCTGCGTGAGTGGTACGGCGTGGTGGGGCCGCTGACCCCGGAGACCACCATGACCATGCTGCCGCACCAGGGCCGGGGCATCACCGTGACCGACCTGGCCGAGGAGTGGTTCCGGCTGACCGGGCACCCCTTCACCTTTGCCGTGTGGGCCTACCGCAAAGACAACCCGCCGCCCCCCGAACTGGTGCAGGCGATGCGCGAGGCGCGGCGGGGGGGGCTGGGGCACCTGGCGCAGGTGGCGGCCCGGCACGCGCAGAAGCTGGGGCTGCCCGCGCGGGTGGTCCAGCATTACCTCTGGAACTTCCGCTATCACCTCGAAGCCCCTGACCGCCTGGGCCTGCACGAGTTCGCCGCGCTGGCGGTGCCGGGCCACGCGCCGCTGCGCTTTGGGCCGGGGGGCGAAAGGCGACACGTCCTGTCCGCTTCCGCGGGTACGCTGAACCCATGA
- a CDS encoding nuclear transport factor 2 family protein: protein MADASPTDLDAVLALDDHWNAAYHRRDPGLMAGVLADDWMAFFPGGQVVFKADLLEGMRHNPPAALMFERHAARVYGETAVTRGTLYADGERVQSFLRVYARRAGEWRAVSVQVVA, encoded by the coding sequence GTGGCGGACGCTTCCCCGACCGACCTCGACGCCGTGCTGGCCCTCGACGACCACTGGAACGCCGCCTATCACCGCCGGGACCCGGGGCTGATGGCCGGGGTGCTGGCTGACGACTGGATGGCCTTTTTTCCGGGCGGACAGGTGGTCTTCAAGGCCGACCTGCTCGAAGGCATGCGCCACAACCCCCCCGCGGCCCTGATGTTCGAGCGCCACGCCGCCCGCGTGTACGGCGAAACGGCCGTGACACGCGGCACGCTGTACGCCGACGGCGAGCGGGTCCAGAGCTTCCTGCGCGTGTACGCCAGGCGGGCGGGCGAGTGGCGCGCGGTGAGCGTGCAGGTGGTGGCGTGA
- a CDS encoding MGMT family protein: MGNEADGTFRERVLALVARIPPGRVMTYGQLALLAGRPGPGGARLAGFVLGSLAGGAQSGDAQLPWQRVINAQGRVSTYKLGFGDMQERLLEAEGVTFDASGRCDLARLQWWPEEEEDAPPEPLL, encoded by the coding sequence GTGGGGAATGAGGCGGACGGGACCTTCCGCGAGCGGGTGCTGGCCCTGGTCGCCCGCATTCCGCCGGGCCGGGTGATGACCTACGGGCAACTGGCGCTGCTGGCGGGGCGACCCGGACCGGGCGGCGCGCGGCTGGCCGGGTTCGTGCTGGGCAGCCTGGCGGGGGGCGCGCAGTCGGGGGACGCCCAGCTTCCCTGGCAGCGCGTCATCAACGCCCAGGGCCGCGTCAGCACCTACAAGCTCGGCTTCGGGGACATGCAGGAGCGGCTGCTGGAGGCCGAGGGCGTGACCTTCGACGCTTCCGGCCGCTGCGACCTCGCCCGGCTGCAATGGTGGCCCGAGGAGGAGGAGGACGCACCACCGGAACCGCTGCTGTGA
- a CDS encoding DinB family protein, protein MNPEMSAALSTAIEANSRVNDALCAHLTPEMMRAVTPGGGMTVAQHLAHMAGVTQEWLSQLDEGAASPLPVLYEGHLWSTFTAQEDPARAAAVLREVWAAALHTATNAEGTGQLSHPSTAQFLLHMLTHDAHHRGQVLLALKCGSFPLPDEDALWGPLRGE, encoded by the coding sequence ATGAACCCGGAGATGAGCGCGGCACTCAGCACCGCGATAGAGGCCAACAGCCGCGTCAACGATGCCCTGTGCGCCCACCTGACGCCGGAGATGATGCGAGCCGTCACGCCGGGCGGCGGGATGACGGTGGCGCAGCACCTCGCGCACATGGCGGGCGTGACGCAGGAATGGCTCTCGCAACTGGACGAGGGGGCCGCCTCTCCCCTGCCCGTGCTGTACGAGGGCCACCTCTGGAGCACCTTCACCGCCCAGGAAGACCCCGCGCGGGCGGCAGCGGTGCTGCGCGAGGTGTGGGCGGCTGCCCTGCACACAGCCACGAACGCGGAGGGCACCGGCCAGCTCTCCCACCCCAGCACCGCCCAGTTCCTGCTGCACATGCTCACGCACGACGCGCACCACCGCGGGCAGGTGCTGCTGGCGCTGAAGTGCGGCAGCTTCCCCCTTCCCGACGAGGATGCCCTGTGGGGGCCGCTGCGTGGGGAATGA
- a CDS encoding cytochrome c, with translation MSVKRTRQNRWVACDVASWMLGVTLGLILGLALLIVMPRVLSGAKEASAPAAKAGPASTGTANTAGNTDTTAAAEGGNKTQGGGGTVENTQAPAPVQGTAETMTSNGTTGTEVTSQQPGTTPAGTATPTSEGGTTNGTANGNAADGTASAGMAGGAASGNEGGTAATGMDNGNAAGGTASAGTAGGADQSGGAASVTEGGNAAGGDNAAAGSATGGAAGGAGAVGGQAQNGQTVFASNCAGCHGANAEGGIGPSLVTADGPKGWTVAQFITTLREGHTPQGRELSAVMPRFSPTQVSDAQIADIHAYLETLH, from the coding sequence ATGTCGGTGAAGCGAACGAGACAGAACAGATGGGTGGCATGCGACGTGGCGTCGTGGATGCTGGGGGTGACGCTCGGCCTGATTCTGGGCCTCGCGCTGCTGATCGTCATGCCGCGTGTGCTGAGCGGGGCAAAAGAGGCGAGCGCCCCCGCGGCGAAGGCGGGTCCGGCCAGCACGGGCACCGCCAATACAGCCGGGAATACAGACACCACCGCCGCGGCAGAAGGCGGGAACAAGACCCAGGGTGGCGGCGGCACGGTGGAGAACACCCAGGCCCCCGCCCCCGTCCAGGGCACCGCGGAAACCATGACCAGCAACGGCACGACCGGCACCGAGGTCACGTCCCAACAGCCGGGAACAACGCCTGCGGGTACGGCAACGCCCACCAGTGAAGGTGGCACGACGAACGGAACGGCCAACGGGAACGCGGCTGACGGAACGGCCTCTGCGGGAATGGCGGGCGGCGCGGCCTCCGGCAACGAGGGGGGCACTGCGGCGACCGGAATGGACAACGGGAACGCGGCTGGCGGAACAGCCTCGGCGGGAACGGCGGGCGGCGCGGACCAGAGCGGCGGCGCGGCCTCCGTCACTGAGGGGGGCAACGCGGCTGGTGGAGACAATGCGGCGGCCGGGAGCGCGACAGGTGGCGCAGCCGGAGGCGCGGGCGCGGTGGGGGGCCAGGCCCAGAACGGGCAGACCGTCTTTGCCAGCAACTGCGCGGGCTGCCACGGCGCGAACGCGGAGGGCGGCATCGGCCCCAGCCTGGTCACGGCCGACGGCCCCAAGGGCTGGACGGTCGCCCAGTTCATCACCACCCTGCGCGAGGGCCACACGCCCCAGGGCCGCGAACTCTCGGCCGTGATGCCGCGCTTCAGCCCCACGCAGGTCAGCGACGCGCAGATTGCGGACATCCACGCCTACCTCGAAACGCTGCACTGA